A region from the Kribbella shirazensis genome encodes:
- a CDS encoding phosphotransferase family protein, with amino-acid sequence MSDFAASAVPLTGGYGGQTYAVSAGDEDAVIKFYVKDPERAAVDAALLQLVRGLLPVPRVLDLKREGSYDDPPYLLTERLPGVNLQVFLETASEGERRSVGTQLGELLARLSGMPFLQSGMFRDGELGVEPFGLGDLTEYVAGLRLGFTDEQRAGFGAVIDEAEDLLADGVDRVCLVHSDFNPKNLLVDPGTARITGLIDWEFSHAGSPYADLGNLLRFSEDRVLAGAVLDALRLLDLGERLVDLGRAADLWALLDLAARAEQHEIAAAAHRLVSRMADTGTLAGGRPDLDVVH; translated from the coding sequence ATGAGTGACTTCGCGGCCAGTGCCGTTCCGCTGACAGGCGGGTACGGCGGGCAGACGTACGCCGTCAGCGCCGGCGACGAGGACGCGGTCATCAAGTTCTACGTGAAGGACCCGGAGCGGGCCGCCGTCGACGCCGCGCTGCTCCAGTTGGTGCGTGGACTGCTGCCGGTGCCGCGGGTGCTGGACCTCAAGCGGGAGGGTTCGTACGACGATCCGCCGTACCTGCTGACCGAGCGGCTGCCGGGGGTCAACCTGCAGGTCTTCCTGGAGACGGCGAGCGAGGGGGAGCGCCGGAGTGTCGGGACCCAGTTGGGTGAGCTGCTGGCGCGGCTGAGCGGGATGCCGTTCCTGCAGTCGGGGATGTTCCGGGACGGGGAGCTCGGGGTCGAGCCGTTCGGCCTGGGCGACCTGACGGAGTACGTCGCGGGGCTGCGCCTGGGGTTCACCGACGAGCAGCGGGCCGGGTTCGGTGCGGTGATCGACGAGGCGGAGGACCTGCTGGCGGACGGTGTGGACCGGGTCTGTCTGGTACACAGCGACTTCAACCCGAAGAACCTGCTGGTCGACCCCGGTACGGCGCGGATCACCGGGCTGATCGACTGGGAGTTCAGCCACGCAGGTTCGCCGTACGCCGACCTCGGCAACCTGCTGCGGTTCAGCGAGGACCGGGTCCTCGCGGGAGCGGTCCTGGACGCACTGCGGCTGCTGGACCTGGGGGAGCGGCTGGTGGACCTCGGCCGGGCGGCCGATCTGTGGGCGCTGCTTGACCTCGCCGCGCGGGCCGAGCAGCACGAGATCGCGGCGGCCGCGCACCGGCTGGTCTCCCGGATGGCGGACACGGGCACCCTCGCGGGAGGCCGGCCGGACCTGGACGTCGTACATTGA
- a CDS encoding MerR family transcriptional regulator, protein MAWSIAQVARSSGVTSRTLRHYHSIGLLVPARVAPNGRRYYEQEQLLRLQQILLLRDLGLSLDVVGEVIAHRDEQDAIEVLAKHKEWLVKVQLRLGRLVRTVDATIKNLKRGGEMSPEKVFEGFERNPYEAEARERWGDEAVDASYQRMRGWTEADAEKARTGYTRVHEGLAALKAEGVAVTELSVQELIQLHYEVTCLFWTPTRDAYKGLGQMYVDDERFRQNIGNGDDTVVEYLRDAMTVYADNKLDN, encoded by the coding sequence ATGGCGTGGTCGATCGCACAGGTGGCCCGGTCCTCCGGTGTCACGTCACGCACGCTCCGGCACTACCACTCCATCGGGCTGCTGGTACCGGCCCGGGTCGCTCCGAACGGTCGGCGGTACTACGAGCAGGAGCAGCTGTTGCGGTTGCAGCAGATCCTCCTGCTCCGGGACCTCGGGCTGAGCCTGGACGTGGTGGGTGAGGTGATCGCCCACCGCGACGAGCAGGACGCGATCGAGGTGCTGGCCAAGCACAAGGAGTGGCTGGTCAAGGTGCAGCTGCGCCTCGGCCGGCTGGTCCGGACCGTCGACGCCACCATCAAGAACCTGAAGAGAGGAGGAGAGATGTCACCGGAGAAGGTCTTCGAAGGATTCGAGCGCAACCCGTACGAAGCCGAGGCGCGGGAGCGCTGGGGCGACGAGGCGGTGGACGCGAGCTACCAGCGGATGCGGGGCTGGACCGAGGCGGACGCCGAGAAGGCCAGAACTGGCTACACCCGGGTCCACGAAGGACTGGCCGCGCTGAAGGCGGAAGGGGTCGCCGTGACCGAGCTGAGCGTGCAGGAGCTGATCCAGCTGCATTACGAGGTCACCTGTCTGTTCTGGACGCCGACACGGGATGCGTACAAGGGCCTCGGCCAGATGTACGTCGACGACGAGCGGTTCCGGCAGAACATCGGCAACGGCGACGACACCGTGGTCGAGTACCTGCGCGACGCGATGACCGTGTACGCAGACAACAAGCTGGACAACTGA